In one window of Helianthus annuus cultivar XRQ/B chromosome 17, HanXRQr2.0-SUNRISE, whole genome shotgun sequence DNA:
- the LOC110922985 gene encoding uncharacterized protein LOC110922985 — protein MELHRTNPGTTVKFVVEPECNPHAPTRIFKRIYICLGPLKEGFKECRRELLGLDGAFMKGPYPGQMLTAVGLDPNNGIYPLAYGIVEAENKDSWIWFLQCIKDDLDLPDNANFTFISDRQKGIIPAISQVFPAAEHRFCARHIWQNMKLQWRGDAFKDCLQNASKAYTVPDFEAKMEELRLYNIEAYNWLASIPPIHWSRSHFTGRAQSDVVLNNMCEVLNARTVNGRDKPIISALEFVREYLMQRIMNVIRKIRQTNGPLTPRVAKIFENTKKLAANYNVRWSGGTKYQVSGKVTVDGAATHKQYVVDVVDRVCTCREWEVSGIPCRHAVAVNWDMAMNGQEVGPPESWVNECYYLETWKRVYSHTIGPINGRELWPKSQVPTNLTPPLHHTPIGRPKKKRRKDAVELQDEVERASQARNKGNRAAEADNEQAVVGGKFTRKWKSVKCQKCGEKGHNQRTCGRTKTVAGPKKGKKGKKKKDGNQPTEAGEGAPTV, from the exons ATGGAACTGCACAGGACCAATCCAGGTACAACAGTTAAATTTGTTGTTGAGCCTGAGTGTAACCCACATGCACCCACAAGGATCTTCAAGAGGATTTACATTTGTTTGGGACCACTGAAAGAAGGGTTTAAAGAGTGTAGGAGGGAACTGTTGGGGTTAGATGGGGCATTTATGAAAGGCCCCTACCCTGGTCAGATGCTAACAGCAGTTGGTTTAGATCCCAACAATGGCATTTATCCTTTAGCTTATGGAATTGTTGAGGCTGAGAACAAAGACTCCTGGATCTGGTTCCTACAGTGTATTAAAGATGACTTGGATCTTCCAGATAATGCAAATTTCACCTTCATTTCTGACAGGCAAAAG GGAATAATACCAGCCATAAGTCAGGTATTTCCAGCAGCTGAGCATAGATTTTGTGCAAGGCATATTTGGCAGAACATGAAACTTCAATGGAGAGGAGATGCCTTCAAGGATTGTCTTCAAAATGCATCCAAAGCTTATACAGTTCCAGATTTTGAAGCAAAAATGGAGGAGTTGAGGTTGTACAACATTGAAGCTTATAATTGGTTGGCAAGTATTCCACCCATTCACTGGAGCAGGTCTCATTTTACAG GTAGGGCACAATCTGATGTGGTGCTGAACAACATGTGTGAAGTCTTGAATGCAAGGACAGTCAATGGTCGAGACAAGCCTATAATTTCTGCTTTGGAGTTTGTCAGAGAGTATCTAATGCAGAGGATAATGAATGTCATCAGGAAGATTCGGCAGACAAATGGTCCACTTACTCCTAGAGTTGCAAAGATCtttgaaaacacaaagaaattaGCTGCAAATTATAATGTTAGGTGGAGTGGTGGGACAAAGTATCAAGTCAGTGGTAAGGTCACAGTGGATGGTGCTGCAACACATAAACAGTATGTTGTGGATGTTGTGGATAGGGTTTGCACTTGTAGAGAATGGGAAGTTTCAGGAATCCCTTGTAGGCATGCTGTGGCTGTCAATTGGGACATGGCaatgaatggccaagaggttgGACCCCCAGAATCATGGGTTAATGAATGTTATTATCTTGAAACATGGAAGAGGGTTTACAGTCATACCATTGGTCCCATTAATGGTAGAGAATTATGGCCAAAATCACAGGTTCCAACCAACCTAACCCCACCTCTGCACCACACACCTATCGGCAGACCTAAGAAGAAAAGAAGGAAGGATGCTGTGGAGTTGCAGGATGAAGTTGAAAGGGCTTCACAAGCAAGAAACAAGGGAAACAGGGCTGCTGAAGCTGATAACGAGCAGGCTGTGGTTGGTGGCAAATTCACAAGAAAATGGAAGTCCGTGAAGTGCCAGAAGTGTGGTGAAAAGGGCCACAACCAAAGAACTTGTGGAAGGACCAAAACAGTTGCCGGGCCGAAGAAAGGGAAGAAAGgtaagaagaagaaagatggtaatCAACCTACTGAGGCTGGTGAGGGAGCTCCAACTGTTTAA